A DNA window from Providencia huaxiensis contains the following coding sequences:
- the dcuC gene encoding C4-dicarboxylate transporter DcuC produces the protein MIPILTVLIIVVLVARFILKGYKAEPVLLIAGLVLMIFTLALGWGPILPKNVATTGITWLDPFEVMRDLFSSRAADLGLMIMALMGFAHYMDHIGANEAVVRVATKPLKNMRSPYVLLFFSFLLASILQLAIPSATGLAVLLMGTMFPIMIGLGLSPASAAGVIATSLGVAYTPTAIDAIRGAKAVDMSVVEYVLYYQGPAALATVLVVGITHIFWQRHCDRKQGFVPEIGKAIQSHEKEKVTKSVPGYYALLPMLPIIMAVGTSNLFFSGIHLDVVTIVLIAMAICMVIETLRVRNFKLVCNGFQTFLNGMGHAFSNVVGLLVAAGVFAHGIKVSGAIDQLILGAESVGLPPFAMAIVFALVTLAAAIIMGSGNAPFLAFVELIPQIAHSMGVNPIAMILPMQQASHMGRGMSPVAGVIIAVSSGAKLQPFDVVKRTAVPLMVGFVAHCAIIGIFY, from the coding sequence ATGATCCCAATTCTAACGGTTCTGATTATCGTTGTTTTGGTTGCGCGGTTTATTTTGAAGGGATACAAAGCTGAGCCAGTACTGTTAATCGCTGGCTTAGTATTGATGATATTCACCCTAGCCCTTGGCTGGGGGCCTATCCTCCCTAAAAATGTCGCCACCACCGGTATCACTTGGCTCGACCCATTTGAAGTCATGCGAGATTTATTCAGCAGCCGTGCAGCGGATCTCGGTTTAATGATCATGGCATTGATGGGCTTTGCGCACTATATGGACCATATCGGTGCCAATGAAGCGGTAGTTCGTGTTGCAACTAAGCCACTGAAAAATATGCGTTCACCTTACGTATTGCTATTTTTCTCTTTCTTGCTGGCGAGTATCTTGCAATTAGCTATTCCATCAGCGACAGGCTTAGCCGTACTGTTAATGGGTACCATGTTCCCAATTATGATAGGTTTAGGTCTATCACCTGCTTCTGCAGCTGGGGTCATCGCAACGTCTCTTGGGGTAGCCTACACACCAACCGCAATTGATGCTATTCGTGGTGCGAAAGCGGTCGACATGTCTGTCGTTGAGTATGTGCTTTACTATCAGGGCCCTGCAGCGTTAGCTACGGTATTAGTAGTCGGTATTACCCATATTTTCTGGCAACGTCACTGTGACCGTAAGCAAGGCTTTGTTCCCGAGATCGGTAAAGCCATTCAGTCTCATGAAAAAGAGAAAGTGACCAAGTCAGTTCCTGGGTATTATGCACTTCTCCCTATGTTACCCATTATTATGGCGGTAGGAACATCCAATTTGTTCTTTTCCGGTATTCACTTAGATGTCGTGACTATCGTACTGATTGCAATGGCAATCTGTATGGTGATTGAAACTCTTCGTGTACGTAACTTCAAACTGGTTTGTAATGGGTTCCAAACCTTCTTAAACGGAATGGGACACGCATTTAGTAATGTGGTGGGCTTACTGGTTGCAGCTGGGGTATTTGCTCATGGTATCAAAGTCAGTGGTGCTATTGACCAACTGATATTAGGTGCTGAATCTGTTGGTTTACCACCATTTGCCATGGCGATTGTATTCGCTTTAGTGACCTTAGCCGCCGCAATTATTATGGGCTCTGGTAATGCGCCATTCTTAGCATTCGTTGAACTCATTCCACAAATTGCTCACAGTATGGGCGTTAACCCAATTGCGATGATTTTACCTATGCAACAAGCCTCACACATGGGTCGAGGTATGTCGCCTGTTGCGGGGGTTATTATTGCGGTATCGAGTGGCGCAAAATTGCAGCCGTTTGATGTCGTGAAACGAACCGCGGTACCACTCATGGTTGGTTTTGTAGCTCACTGTGCAATTATTGGTATTTTTTACTAA
- the rpoC gene encoding DNA-directed RNA polymerase subunit beta', giving the protein MKDLIKFLKAQTKTEEFDAIKIALASPDMIRSWSFGEVKKPETINYRTFKPERDGLFCARIFGPVKDYECLCGKYKRLKHRGVICEKCGVEVTQTKVRRERMGHIELASPTAHIWFLKSLPSRIGLLLDMPLRDIERVLYFESYVVVEGGMTSLERAQILTEEQYLDALEEFGDEFDAKMGAEAIQGLLKNLDLENECETLREELNETNSETKRKKLTKRIKLLEAFIQSGNKPEWMILNVLPVLPPDLRPLVPLDGGRFATSDLNDLYRRVINRNNRLKRLLDLAAPDIIVRNEKRMLQEAVDALLDNGRRGRAITGSNKRPLKSLADMIKGKQGRFRQNLLGKRVDYSGRSVITVGPYLRLHQCGLPKKMALELFKPFIYGKLELRGLATTIKAAKKMVEREEAVVWDILDEVIREHPVMLNRAPTLHRLGIQAFEPILIEGKAIQLHPLVCAAYNADFDGDQMAVHVPLTLEAQLEARALMMSTNNILSPASGEPIIVPSQDVVLGLYYMTRDCVNAKGEGMVLAGPKEAERVYRSGHASLHARVKVRITEEVKDSEGNITINTGLVDTTVGRAILWMIVPKGLPYALVNQALGKKAISKMLNTCYRVLGLKPTVIFADQIMYTGFAYAARSGASVGIDDMVIPEKKAGIIAEAEAEVAEIQEQFQSGLVTAGERYNKVIDIWAAANERVAKAMMENLSTEAVINRDGVEEQQVSFNSIFMMADSGARGSAAQIRQLAGMRGLMAKPDGSIIETPITANFREGLNVLQYFISTHGARKGLADTALKTANSGYLTRRLVDVAQDLVVTEDDCGTHEGILMTPVIEGGDVKEPLRERVLGRVTAEDILIPGTADILVPRNTLLHEKLCDLLEANSVDSVKVRSVVSCETDFGVCAHCYGRDLARGHIINKGEAIGVIAAQSIGEPGTQLTMRTFHIGGAASRAAAESSIQVRNTGTLKLVNAKFVTNTEGKLVITSRNTELRLVDEFGRTKESYKVPYGAHLTKGDGDAVTGGETVANWDPHTMPVVSEVSGFISFSDMLDGQTMTRQTDELTGLSSIVVLDTAERTSGGKDLRPALRVIDAKGNDVLIPNTDMPTQYFLPGKAIVQLDDGVAINAGDTLARIPQESVGTKDITGGLPRVADLFEARRPKEPAILAEISGIISFGKETKGKRRLVITPLDGSDPYEEMIPKWRQLNVFEGEIVERGDVVSDGPESPHDILRLRGVHAVTRYITNEVQEVYRLQGVKINDKHIEVIVRQMLRKVTIADAGSSEFLEGEQVEYSRVKVSNRKLETEGKIPANFARDLLGITKASLATESFISAASFQETTRVLTEAAVAGKRDELRGLKENVIVGRLIPAGTGFAYHQDRIRRRHLNDVVEAPQVSADEATANLAELLNAGFSSDNQN; this is encoded by the coding sequence GTGAAAGACTTAATAAAGTTTCTGAAAGCGCAAACCAAGACCGAAGAGTTTGATGCTATCAAGATTGCTCTGGCATCACCTGATATGATCCGTTCATGGTCATTCGGTGAAGTTAAAAAGCCAGAAACCATTAACTACCGTACGTTCAAGCCTGAGCGTGATGGTCTTTTCTGTGCGCGTATTTTCGGGCCAGTAAAAGACTACGAATGTCTGTGCGGTAAGTACAAACGTTTAAAACACCGTGGTGTGATTTGTGAGAAGTGTGGCGTTGAAGTTACACAGACCAAAGTCCGTCGTGAGCGCATGGGGCACATTGAACTTGCTTCTCCGACTGCACATATTTGGTTCTTAAAATCACTGCCATCCCGTATCGGTTTACTGCTCGATATGCCACTGCGTGATATCGAACGCGTTCTGTACTTTGAATCATATGTTGTTGTTGAAGGCGGTATGACTAGCCTTGAGCGTGCACAGATTCTGACAGAAGAGCAATATTTAGATGCGTTGGAAGAGTTCGGTGACGAATTTGATGCGAAAATGGGTGCGGAAGCAATCCAAGGCCTGCTGAAAAACCTCGATCTTGAGAACGAGTGTGAAACCCTGCGCGAAGAGTTAAACGAAACTAACTCTGAAACTAAGCGTAAGAAGCTGACCAAACGTATCAAACTGCTGGAAGCATTTATCCAATCTGGTAACAAACCAGAGTGGATGATCTTAAACGTGCTGCCAGTATTACCACCGGATCTGCGTCCATTAGTTCCACTCGATGGTGGTCGTTTCGCAACATCAGATCTGAACGATCTGTATCGTCGCGTAATCAACCGTAATAACCGTCTGAAACGTCTTCTGGATCTGGCTGCGCCAGACATCATCGTACGTAACGAAAAACGTATGTTGCAAGAAGCCGTTGACGCCCTGTTAGATAACGGTCGTCGTGGTCGTGCAATCACAGGTTCTAACAAACGTCCTCTGAAATCTTTGGCAGATATGATCAAAGGTAAACAAGGTCGTTTCCGTCAGAACTTACTTGGTAAGCGTGTTGACTACTCAGGTCGTTCTGTTATCACCGTGGGTCCATACCTGCGTCTGCATCAGTGCGGTCTGCCGAAGAAAATGGCTCTTGAGTTATTCAAACCATTCATCTATGGCAAATTAGAATTACGTGGTCTGGCTACAACCATTAAAGCTGCGAAGAAAATGGTTGAGCGCGAAGAAGCGGTTGTTTGGGATATCTTGGATGAAGTCATCCGTGAACACCCAGTCATGCTGAACCGTGCACCAACACTTCACCGTCTGGGTATCCAAGCTTTCGAACCTATTCTTATCGAAGGTAAAGCTATCCAATTGCACCCACTCGTTTGTGCGGCATATAACGCCGACTTCGATGGAGACCAAATGGCGGTACACGTTCCTCTGACTCTGGAAGCTCAGTTAGAAGCACGTGCGTTGATGATGTCAACCAACAACATCCTGTCACCTGCAAGTGGTGAGCCGATCATCGTTCCTTCTCAGGACGTTGTATTGGGTCTTTACTACATGACACGTGACTGCGTAAACGCGAAAGGCGAGGGCATGGTATTAGCCGGTCCTAAAGAAGCTGAGCGTGTTTACCGTTCAGGTCATGCGTCACTGCATGCCCGCGTTAAAGTCCGTATCACTGAAGAAGTAAAAGATTCGGAAGGTAACATTACAATCAACACTGGTTTAGTTGACACCACTGTTGGTCGTGCAATTTTATGGATGATCGTACCGAAAGGTCTGCCTTATGCTCTGGTAAACCAAGCGTTAGGTAAGAAAGCTATCTCCAAAATGCTGAACACCTGTTACCGTGTTCTGGGCCTGAAGCCTACTGTTATTTTTGCTGACCAAATCATGTATACCGGTTTTGCCTATGCGGCACGTTCTGGTGCATCAGTTGGTATCGACGATATGGTTATTCCAGAGAAAAAAGCTGGGATCATCGCCGAAGCAGAAGCTGAAGTTGCAGAAATTCAGGAACAGTTCCAGTCTGGTCTGGTAACAGCAGGCGAACGTTACAACAAAGTTATCGATATCTGGGCAGCAGCAAACGAACGTGTTGCTAAAGCGATGATGGAAAACTTGTCGACTGAAGCGGTTATTAACCGTGATGGCGTCGAAGAACAACAAGTTTCTTTCAACAGTATCTTTATGATGGCCGACTCCGGTGCTCGTGGTTCTGCAGCTCAGATTCGTCAGCTAGCAGGTATGCGTGGTCTGATGGCTAAGCCAGATGGCTCCATCATCGAAACACCAATCACGGCAAACTTCCGTGAAGGTCTGAACGTTCTTCAGTACTTTATCTCTACGCACGGTGCGCGTAAAGGTCTTGCCGATACCGCATTGAAAACAGCGAACTCCGGTTATTTGACTCGTCGTTTAGTTGACGTTGCACAGGACTTGGTTGTGACTGAAGACGACTGTGGAACTCATGAAGGTATCCTGATGACTCCGGTTATCGAGGGTGGCGACGTTAAAGAACCACTGCGTGAGCGTGTATTGGGTCGTGTGACTGCAGAAGATATCCTGATCCCAGGAACGGCAGACATTCTGGTTCCACGTAATACATTACTGCACGAAAAACTGTGTGACCTGTTAGAAGCTAACTCCGTCGACAGCGTTAAAGTTCGTTCAGTTGTAAGTTGTGAAACTGACTTCGGTGTGTGTGCTCACTGTTATGGTCGTGACCTTGCTCGTGGTCATATCATCAACAAAGGTGAAGCTATCGGGGTTATCGCGGCACAGTCAATCGGTGAGCCGGGTACACAGTTAACGATGCGTACGTTCCACATCGGGGGTGCGGCATCTCGTGCGGCGGCAGAATCTAGCATTCAAGTCCGTAACACAGGTACTCTGAAACTGGTTAACGCGAAATTCGTTACTAACACAGAAGGCAAACTGGTTATTACTTCACGTAATACTGAATTGCGTCTGGTTGATGAATTTGGCCGTACGAAAGAAAGCTATAAAGTCCCTTACGGTGCGCACTTGACGAAAGGCGATGGCGATGCAGTAACGGGCGGTGAAACTGTTGCGAACTGGGATCCACATACCATGCCAGTCGTCAGTGAAGTGTCTGGTTTCATCAGCTTCTCTGACATGCTTGATGGTCAAACAATGACACGTCAGACTGATGAATTAACCGGTCTGTCTTCAATCGTTGTTCTGGATACTGCGGAACGTACCAGTGGTGGTAAAGACCTACGTCCTGCATTGCGTGTAATTGACGCAAAAGGTAACGATGTTCTTATCCCTAACACAGACATGCCAACTCAGTACTTCTTACCGGGTAAAGCAATTGTTCAGTTAGACGATGGCGTTGCTATCAATGCGGGTGATACCTTAGCGCGTATTCCACAAGAATCTGTGGGTACTAAAGATATCACGGGTGGTCTGCCACGCGTAGCTGACTTGTTCGAAGCACGTCGTCCGAAAGAGCCTGCAATCTTGGCTGAAATCAGCGGTATTATCTCGTTTGGTAAAGAAACCAAAGGGAAACGTCGTCTGGTTATCACACCATTAGATGGTAGCGATCCGTACGAAGAGATGATCCCTAAATGGCGTCAGCTCAACGTGTTCGAAGGTGAGATCGTTGAACGCGGTGACGTAGTTTCGGATGGTCCAGAATCTCCACACGATATTCTGCGTCTGCGTGGTGTCCATGCTGTTACGCGTTATATCACGAACGAGGTTCAGGAAGTTTACCGCTTACAAGGCGTTAAGATTAACGATAAACACATTGAAGTTATCGTTCGTCAGATGCTGCGTAAAGTCACTATCGCGGATGCAGGAAGCTCTGAATTCCTCGAAGGTGAACAAGTCGAGTACTCACGTGTTAAAGTTTCGAATCGTAAACTGGAAACTGAAGGTAAAATTCCAGCTAACTTTGCTCGTGACCTGTTGGGTATTACTAAGGCATCTCTGGCAACAGAATCCTTTATCTCAGCAGCATCGTTCCAAGAAACGACGCGCGTACTGACTGAAGCTGCGGTTGCTGGTAAACGTGATGAATTACGTGGTCTGAAAGAAAACGTTATTGTTGGACGTCTGATCCCAGCAGGTACTGGTTTTGCGTATCACCAAGACCGTATCCGTCGCCGTCATCTGAACGATGTTGTGGAAGCACCACAAGTGAGTGCAGATGAAGCAACAGCGAACTTAGCTGAGCTGTTAAATGCAGGTTTTAGCAGTGACAATCAGAACTAA